In Gemmatimonadales bacterium, the following proteins share a genomic window:
- a CDS encoding A24 family peptidase encodes MIQTVADVVITMFLCAAAWWDITSRRVPNQLTLAGLAAAVLLRAPLGLEACLRGLEGFGVALGVALLFYALGAVGGGDAKLLAVAGAFLGVNALPGALAYIVLLGAALAVVMMARKRLLVLLFINTLELFRTRRMLAREGEVRTLDSPGALTIPYAVPIAVGTLMWWFGQGVRL; translated from the coding sequence GTGATTCAGACCGTGGCGGACGTGGTGATCACGATGTTCCTCTGTGCGGCAGCGTGGTGGGATATCACCAGCCGCCGCGTTCCGAACCAGCTGACCCTTGCGGGACTCGCGGCGGCGGTGCTGCTGCGAGCCCCGCTTGGTTTGGAGGCCTGCCTACGGGGTCTCGAGGGGTTCGGGGTGGCACTCGGAGTTGCCCTCCTCTTCTATGCCCTCGGGGCGGTCGGGGGGGGCGACGCCAAGCTCCTGGCCGTGGCGGGAGCGTTCTTGGGAGTTAATGCGCTCCCCGGCGCTTTGGCGTACATTGTGCTATTGGGGGCGGCCTTGGCCGTGGTCATGATGGCCAGGAAGCGCCTCCTCGTCTTGCTTTTCATCAATACGTTGGAGCTGTTCCGGACCCGGCGCATGCTCGCGCGCGAGGGCGAAGTGCGGACGCTGGATTCTCCCGGCGCCCTGACGATCCCGTACGCCGTCCCGATCGCTGTCGGGACCCTCATGTGGTGGTTCGGACAAGGAGTCCGGTTATGA
- a CDS encoding glycosyltransferase family 39 protein, whose translation MTASRVPPLAVAVFAFGALTRIVGFLQNASLSGDEAMLGLNIGRRGFLRLLQPLDYGQVATIPFLWAERLLVLLGGVSGYSLRVVPLLAGIGLLWVLYRLAAEVTGRVEALVALALVGTAFPLIRYSVEVKPYIVDAFVATVLVWTGCRVAEDLGNRRNWLRLALGGVAAVLVSTPALLVSGAVAGGLAVTALRARRTRALVGLGAILTCWLAIFGVTYATWYAPNARAPYMRDFWSQAILRLGTPHLISRSWLGLEETGCTLTCWRGLVDVTPLLILLTCIGVAGIWRRRGPDYAILVAGPLAAAFGASAVGQYPIAARLVLFAAPLLAIMVATGLVGLAERAESMWPRIRSRWLVMAFLYPSVMVAAVLTFVPPPDWGIRGLEVRPLADDFRVRSRGEPIYVFARVTPPWVFHTTDWSRPDTARLAWVARIAGPDGPGFVNGASRGRRVAGDADSLVYRQKRGIELFGTPSGSQGRMGTGYTPPQPDPGWAENEARRIRDAARPYAWMVLSDYAHPNLDERALLMAAVDDAGGEVIYTNQTADAVLYRLRFNPPRRIEARCSPTNMKRCMRSKPNIGGFGDVAGCCSISSAPSPRPAHQFRGSSTTGAARVAVPASTHHWERSSGSNRTVRRYHSRGRGVVAVSAVQSGPSCLSARPCSMLSWRPTCWSTSRTTAWPWPKWCGCSSLGERLSSACRPTLGFSPSTTPLFSTSAVTPGRHFAV comes from the coding sequence TTGACCGCATCGCGTGTCCCGCCGCTTGCCGTCGCGGTGTTCGCGTTCGGCGCTCTCACCCGAATCGTCGGTTTTCTGCAGAATGCCTCACTTAGCGGCGATGAGGCGATGCTCGGTTTGAACATCGGGCGCCGCGGCTTTCTCCGATTGCTTCAACCCCTCGACTATGGTCAGGTCGCCACGATCCCCTTTCTCTGGGCCGAGCGCCTCCTCGTCCTGCTGGGGGGCGTCTCCGGCTACTCTCTGAGAGTGGTGCCGCTGCTCGCCGGCATCGGGCTGCTGTGGGTTCTTTATCGCTTGGCCGCCGAGGTGACCGGCCGAGTCGAGGCACTGGTGGCGCTGGCGCTGGTCGGCACGGCGTTTCCCCTGATCCGGTACTCCGTCGAGGTCAAGCCATACATCGTGGACGCGTTCGTTGCCACGGTGCTGGTCTGGACCGGATGCCGTGTGGCAGAGGACCTGGGCAACCGACGCAATTGGCTCCGGCTCGCGCTCGGCGGAGTGGCGGCCGTGCTGGTGTCCACACCGGCCCTCCTGGTCTCGGGTGCGGTGGCCGGAGGGTTGGCTGTGACTGCGCTCCGCGCCCGAAGGACACGGGCGTTGGTCGGACTCGGGGCGATCCTCACCTGTTGGCTGGCGATCTTCGGTGTCACCTACGCCACATGGTACGCCCCCAACGCCCGCGCCCCGTACATGCGCGACTTCTGGAGCCAAGCCATCCTGCGGCTTGGCACCCCCCATCTCATCTCCCGTTCCTGGTTGGGCCTCGAGGAAACCGGCTGTACCCTGACCTGCTGGCGCGGACTCGTCGACGTCACTCCTCTGCTTATCCTGCTGACTTGCATCGGGGTGGCCGGTATCTGGCGCCGCCGGGGCCCGGACTATGCCATTCTGGTCGCCGGCCCGCTCGCCGCCGCCTTCGGCGCTTCGGCGGTCGGCCAGTATCCCATCGCGGCACGCCTGGTGCTGTTCGCCGCCCCGCTCCTGGCGATTATGGTCGCAACTGGCCTGGTCGGCCTGGCGGAGCGCGCCGAGAGCATGTGGCCCCGAATCCGTTCCCGATGGCTGGTCATGGCTTTCCTCTACCCCTCGGTGATGGTCGCGGCGGTGCTTACGTTCGTGCCACCACCGGACTGGGGGATTCGAGGTTTGGAGGTACGCCCCTTGGCGGACGACTTCCGAGTTCGTTCCAGAGGAGAGCCGATCTACGTGTTTGCCCGGGTCACCCCGCCCTGGGTCTTCCACACCACGGACTGGAGCCGGCCGGACACGGCGCGTCTGGCCTGGGTAGCCAGGATTGCAGGGCCTGATGGCCCGGGCTTCGTCAATGGGGCGAGCCGGGGAAGGCGGGTCGCCGGCGATGCGGATTCGCTGGTCTACCGGCAGAAACGCGGAATCGAGCTCTTTGGCACCCCGAGTGGATCTCAGGGCCGGATGGGCACGGGGTATACTCCGCCCCAGCCCGATCCGGGCTGGGCAGAGAATGAAGCCAGAAGAATTCGCGACGCCGCTCGGCCTTACGCCTGGATGGTGCTCTCGGACTATGCCCACCCTAATCTGGATGAGCGCGCATTGCTTATGGCCGCCGTTGACGATGCCGGTGGAGAGGTGATCTATACCAACCAAACGGCGGACGCAGTGCTGTATCGACTGCGCTTTAATCCTCCGCGACGAATTGAGGCCCGATGCTCCCCCACGAATATGAAGCGATGCATGCGCTCGAAACCCAACATTGGTGGTTTCGGGGACGTCGCAGGGTGCTGCTCGATTTCCTCCGCGCCGTCACCACGACCCGCTCATCAGTTCCGCGGATCCTCGACTACGGGTGCGGCACGGGTGGCAGTACCAGCGTCTACGCATCATTGGGAGAGGTCTTCGGGATCGAACCGGACCGTGAGGCGGTATCACTCACGGGGGCGCGGGGTGGTGGCCGTTTCTGCCGTGCAGTCGGGACCCAGCTGCCTTTCCGCGCGGCCGTGTTCGATGCTGTCGTGGCGTCCGACGTGCTGGAGCACATCGAGAACGACCGCGTGGCCGTGGCCGAAGTGGTGCGGGTGCTCAAGCCTGGGGGAGCGTTTGTCTTCAGCGTGCCGGCCCACCCTTGGCTTTTCTCCGAGCACGACGCCGCTCTTCTCCACTTCCGCCGTTACACCCGGTCGGCACTTCGCTGTCTGA
- a CDS encoding sulfatase-like hydrolase/transferase: MAADIGSAPPWYPFLASAYLVVALAAANGGELVGPGDLLWPILISLLLATTAWFLNGLVTKEPGKRALLTLAAVLVFGASGRAIVVVRSWPPVAELATDIVALTLIVILLVAFTDLVRRSSHSFLPTLRYLNLVAAMLLLWSSGQFIWNNTTARDALPMSSLPQAHAEAGHPPDAKPDFFFVILDKYTGPRSLAANFRLDDTEFLQFLAHEGFFVPRNARANYNHTFLALAAMLNWQYLDTLVTALGRDNQSWRAAYPVIEDNRVSRALKQEGYRFVFFPSAFPMTKRNRFADQQLPEPTSASREFQSVWLRTTLLRPLLEGLCPLIGCSTGKYVPESATLMDWKFQRIAELAGSREPIFVFAHLTVPHEPYIYDAMCGHRDPYIPERDDGPEASRVVAAYVDQVKCTNQRVERLVTDILHRAHRQTIIILQADHGHGRMGHDQPALKDALPWQVAERTDIFAAYYLPDHPAGLLSDSIGPVNAVRAIMRHYYRLPLPPLPERTFWSSSHHPYAFTRIR; encoded by the coding sequence ATGGCAGCTGACATCGGTTCAGCTCCGCCCTGGTATCCATTTCTCGCCAGCGCCTATCTCGTGGTGGCCTTGGCTGCGGCAAACGGTGGGGAACTGGTGGGCCCCGGCGATCTCCTCTGGCCGATCCTCATAAGCCTATTACTCGCCACCACAGCCTGGTTTCTCAACGGTCTGGTCACGAAGGAACCCGGCAAACGGGCCCTGCTTACGCTCGCCGCAGTGCTGGTCTTCGGGGCATCCGGTCGCGCGATCGTCGTTGTCCGCAGCTGGCCACCGGTCGCGGAGCTCGCCACGGACATCGTGGCCCTGACGCTGATCGTCATTCTTCTGGTTGCGTTCACCGATCTCGTCCGCCGCTCGTCACACTCCTTTCTCCCGACGCTCCGCTATCTCAATCTCGTCGCGGCCATGCTGCTGTTGTGGTCCAGCGGCCAATTTATCTGGAACAACACCACCGCCAGAGACGCGCTGCCCATGAGCAGCCTCCCTCAGGCTCATGCGGAGGCAGGCCACCCACCGGACGCGAAGCCTGACTTCTTTTTCGTCATTCTGGACAAATACACCGGACCCCGAAGCCTGGCCGCGAACTTTCGATTGGACGACACCGAGTTCCTCCAGTTCCTGGCGCACGAAGGATTTTTCGTCCCTCGGAATGCGCGGGCAAACTATAATCACACCTTTCTTGCCCTCGCGGCCATGCTGAATTGGCAATACCTGGATACGCTGGTTACCGCGTTGGGCCGTGACAACCAGAGCTGGCGAGCAGCCTACCCGGTTATAGAAGACAATCGAGTGTCCCGCGCGCTCAAGCAGGAAGGCTACCGGTTCGTTTTCTTCCCTTCCGCTTTCCCGATGACAAAGCGTAACCGCTTCGCGGACCAGCAGCTCCCTGAGCCCACCAGTGCGTCTCGCGAATTTCAGTCGGTCTGGCTTCGAACGACACTGCTACGCCCGCTCCTCGAAGGCCTCTGCCCCCTCATCGGTTGCTCAACCGGAAAGTATGTCCCTGAGTCAGCGACGCTCATGGATTGGAAATTCCAGCGGATTGCCGAGCTCGCGGGAAGCAGAGAGCCGATCTTTGTGTTCGCCCATCTCACCGTGCCTCACGAGCCATATATCTACGATGCCATGTGCGGGCATCGCGATCCGTACATACCGGAAAGGGACGACGGCCCCGAAGCGTCTCGGGTTGTGGCGGCGTACGTGGACCAGGTCAAGTGCACCAACCAGCGGGTCGAGCGTCTGGTGACGGATATCCTCCATCGGGCACATCGGCAGACGATCATCATCCTGCAAGCGGACCACGGGCATGGGCGCATGGGCCACGATCAACCCGCCTTGAAGGACGCTTTGCCCTGGCAAGTAGCCGAGCGAACGGACATCTTCGCGGCGTACTACCTGCCCGATCATCCTGCAGGGTTGCTCTCAGACTCCATCGGTCCCGTCAATGCGGTCCGGGCCATCATGCGGCATTACTACCGGTTGCCGCTGCCCCCATTGCCCGAGCGGACCTTCTGGTCCTCCTCCCACCATCCGTACGCCTTTACGAGGATCAGGTGA
- a CDS encoding Flp family type IVb pilin — translation MVNLAKAFWNDESGQGLAEYALLLGLIVVGVVLIIKGMGAHIKNIFGKANNSLNSADTP, via the coding sequence ATGGTGAACCTCGCGAAGGCTTTCTGGAACGACGAGTCGGGGCAGGGTCTGGCGGAGTATGCCCTGCTGCTCGGTCTCATCGTGGTTGGTGTGGTCCTCATCATCAAGGGAATGGGCGCCCACATCAAGAACATCTTCGGTAAGGCGAACAACTCGCTGAATTCCGCGGATACCCCCTAA